From Vogesella sp. XCS3, the proteins below share one genomic window:
- the lptG gene encoding LPS export ABC transporter permease LptG, whose translation MSMLRNYLLTRFTTATLFTLACLLGLYGFFDAIRELPNVGKGSFDSGTLLMYTLLQTPGHAYELMPLAVLIGAMVAMSQLSSTSEYTAIRTAGVSLGQIARIKLLFGVVMAIAALLLGEFASPLAEKNAEKIKLQATHSLVAQEFRSGLWVKDDNNFINVGEMLPDNTLLGVRIYTYDQDYRLVMTRHAERAQYQPASKTWLLSQVRQSEILPDQIKVGRMAEQTWRSVIQPDILSVLLVVPEQMSAMDLMTYIEHLRTNNQKTQRYEIALWGKLFYPLACISMVMVALAFTPVSGRHNDLGIKLFSGICLGIAFHFSNRLFGHLGLLYNWNPIASATLPTLLFLMAGLIALARQERR comes from the coding sequence ATGAGCATGCTGCGCAACTACCTGCTGACACGCTTCACCACCGCCACGCTGTTCACGCTGGCCTGTTTGCTGGGCCTGTACGGCTTTTTTGACGCCATTCGCGAGCTACCCAATGTCGGCAAAGGCAGCTTCGATTCCGGCACCTTGCTGATGTACACCTTGCTGCAAACGCCTGGCCACGCCTACGAGCTGATGCCGCTGGCCGTACTGATCGGCGCCATGGTAGCCATGTCGCAACTCTCCAGCACCTCCGAGTACACCGCCATCCGCACGGCCGGGGTGTCGCTGGGGCAGATTGCACGCATCAAGCTGCTGTTCGGCGTAGTCATGGCGATCGCCGCCTTGTTACTGGGCGAGTTTGCCTCACCACTGGCCGAAAAAAATGCCGAAAAGATAAAACTGCAGGCGACGCATTCGCTGGTGGCGCAGGAGTTTCGCTCCGGCCTGTGGGTGAAGGACGACAATAACTTTATCAACGTAGGGGAAATGCTGCCCGACAACACCCTGCTGGGCGTCCGCATCTACACCTACGACCAGGACTATCGCCTGGTCATGACACGCCACGCCGAGCGCGCCCAATACCAGCCCGCCAGCAAAACCTGGCTGCTCAGCCAGGTGCGCCAGTCCGAAATCCTGCCAGACCAGATCAAGGTTGGCCGCATGGCCGAGCAGACCTGGCGCTCTGTTATCCAGCCGGACATCTTGTCTGTACTACTGGTGGTGCCGGAGCAGATGTCCGCCATGGACTTGATGACTTATATTGAACACCTGCGTACCAATAATCAGAAAACGCAGCGCTACGAAATTGCCCTGTGGGGCAAGCTGTTCTACCCGCTGGCCTGTATTTCCATGGTGATGGTGGCACTGGCTTTTACACCGGTCTCCGGCCGCCACAACGACCTGGGCATCAAACTGTTTTCCGGCATCTGCCTGGGCATTGCCTTTCACTTTAGCAACCGCTTATTCGGCCACCTAGGCCTGCTGTACAACTGGAACCCTATAGCCTCTGCCACGCTGCCTACCCTGCTCTTCCTGATGGCAGGCCTGATAGCCCTGGCACGACAGGAGAGACGATGA
- a CDS encoding [protein-PII] uridylyltransferase encodes MSTPDQTQQYRRWRQALQQGREALATEYRETRNARQYLVRHGLLVDGIIRSAWEVLGMGQRAALLAVGGYGRGQLFPHSDIDLLLLLPETTSHNLSGFVETFVSAMWDIGLEVGHSVRTISECLSESQLDITVETTLLENRLLAGNITLYHQLNQTVEKHRDPMRFLEGKLLEQQQRHNKHFGVTSNLEPNVKESPGGLRDLHTILWISKAIGLGQNWDSLARNEILTASEARLIHYSERQLEQIRIDLHLAARRREDRLIFDLQQQVATMSGLEDDKAKRASEQLMQRFYKSAKNVSQLNGILLPNLRARLLCDVPRITQQLDEHFYSVNGLLGIYDSQVFERQPSTILRAFLHLQQHELGGMAPRTLRGLWHARRQINDRFRRDPENRQLFIQLFRAGGGLTRTLRRMNLYGVLGKYLPAFGRIMGQMQHDLFHVYTVDEHILMVVRNLRRFAIPAFNHEYPLLSRLIHEFDRPELLYVAGLLHDIAKGRGGDHSELGMVDAAQFCENHGISGDDRDLVVWLVQQHLTMSSVAQKQDIYDPDTIQQFAELVTTPRRLAALYILTVADIRGTSPKVWNAWKAKLLEDLFYATRRALQRGGHVDINSELEERKQAALRLMRLNIMPEGAETHFWQKLETVYFLRHEAKEIAWHTRMLGRLVDTKEPVVRARLSEDKEGLQLLVYTPDQPDLFARLCAFLGRHNYSIADAKIYTTRHGYALDTFHVFLPEHHEGNYRDLINFVEFELAATLLRQDPISLPAKGRLNRHQKNFPVKPQVLIRPDDKGRHFVLSIVAGDNQGLLARIAKVLSGYQVSVDSAKIMTLGGRVEDSFLLSSPRLSDDKALLALEADLIEALRV; translated from the coding sequence ATGAGTACGCCAGACCAGACACAACAATACCGCCGCTGGCGCCAGGCGCTGCAGCAAGGCCGCGAAGCACTGGCCACGGAGTACCGCGAAACACGCAATGCGCGGCAGTATCTGGTCCGGCACGGGCTGCTGGTAGACGGCATCATCCGTTCGGCATGGGAGGTGCTTGGCATGGGCCAGCGCGCCGCCCTGCTGGCGGTGGGTGGCTACGGCCGCGGCCAACTCTTCCCCCATTCTGACATCGACCTGCTGCTGCTGCTGCCAGAAACCACCTCGCACAATCTGTCCGGCTTTGTGGAAACTTTTGTCAGCGCCATGTGGGATATCGGGCTGGAGGTAGGCCACAGCGTACGCACCATCAGCGAGTGCCTGAGCGAGTCGCAGCTCGACATCACGGTAGAAACCACCCTGCTGGAAAACCGCCTGCTGGCCGGCAATATCACGCTATATCACCAGCTGAACCAGACAGTAGAAAAGCACCGTGACCCGATGCGCTTCCTGGAAGGCAAGCTGCTGGAACAACAGCAGCGCCACAACAAGCACTTCGGCGTCACCAGCAACCTGGAGCCCAACGTCAAGGAAAGCCCGGGCGGCCTGCGCGACCTGCACACCATCCTGTGGATCAGCAAGGCTATTGGCCTGGGGCAAAACTGGGACAGCCTGGCCCGCAACGAGATTCTCACCGCCTCCGAGGCGCGGCTGATTCATTACAGCGAGCGGCAGCTGGAGCAGATCCGCATCGACCTGCACCTGGCCGCGCGCCGCCGCGAAGACCGGCTGATTTTCGACCTGCAGCAGCAGGTAGCCACCATGAGCGGCCTGGAAGACGACAAGGCCAAGCGCGCCAGCGAACAGCTGATGCAGCGCTTTTATAAGTCCGCCAAAAACGTCAGCCAGCTCAACGGCATCCTGCTGCCCAACCTGCGTGCCCGTCTGCTATGCGACGTGCCGCGCATCACCCAGCAGCTGGACGAACACTTCTATAGCGTCAATGGCCTGCTGGGCATTTACGACAGCCAGGTGTTCGAGCGCCAGCCGTCTACCATTCTGCGCGCCTTCCTGCACCTGCAGCAGCACGAACTGGGTGGCATGGCCCCGCGCACCCTGCGCGGCTTGTGGCACGCGCGGCGCCAGATCAACGACCGCTTCCGCCGCGACCCGGAAAACCGCCAGCTGTTCATCCAGCTATTTCGCGCCGGCGGCGGGCTTACCCGCACCCTGCGCCGCATGAACTTGTACGGCGTGCTGGGCAAGTACCTGCCGGCGTTCGGCCGCATCATGGGCCAGATGCAGCACGACCTGTTCCACGTTTACACCGTGGACGAACATATCCTGATGGTAGTGCGCAACCTGCGCCGCTTTGCCATACCAGCCTTCAACCACGAATACCCGCTGCTGTCGCGCCTGATCCACGAGTTCGACCGCCCGGAGCTGCTGTACGTAGCCGGCCTGCTGCACGACATTGCCAAAGGCCGCGGCGGCGACCACTCCGAGCTGGGCATGGTGGACGCAGCCCAATTCTGCGAAAACCACGGCATTAGCGGCGACGACCGCGACCTGGTGGTGTGGCTGGTACAGCAACACCTCACCATGTCGAGCGTGGCACAAAAGCAGGACATCTACGACCCGGACACCATCCAGCAGTTTGCCGAACTGGTGACCACCCCCAGAAGATTGGCCGCACTGTATATCCTGACCGTGGCAGACATTCGCGGCACCAGCCCCAAGGTATGGAACGCCTGGAAAGCCAAGCTGCTGGAAGACCTGTTCTACGCTACCCGGCGCGCACTGCAACGCGGCGGCCATGTAGATATCAACTCCGAGCTGGAAGAGCGCAAGCAAGCTGCGCTGCGGCTGATGCGCCTGAATATCATGCCCGAAGGCGCCGAGACCCACTTCTGGCAAAAGCTGGAAACCGTGTACTTCCTGCGGCACGAAGCCAAGGAAATCGCCTGGCACACCCGCATGCTGGGGCGACTGGTAGACACCAAAGAGCCCGTAGTGCGGGCACGGCTATCCGAAGACAAGGAAGGCTTGCAGCTGCTGGTTTACACCCCCGACCAGCCCGACCTGTTTGCCCGGCTGTGCGCTTTTCTGGGCCGCCACAACTACAGCATTGCAGACGCCAAGATCTACACCACACGCCATGGTTACGCGCTGGATACTTTCCATGTGTTCTTGCCAGAACACCACGAAGGCAACTATCGCGACCTGATCAATTTTGTAGAGTTCGAGCTGGCCGCTACCCTGCTGCGGCAAGACCCGATCAGCCTGCCGGCAAAAGGGCGGCTGAACCGGCACCAGAAGAACTTCCCCGTCAAACCGCAGGTACTGATTCGCCCGGACGACAAAGGCCGGCATTTTGTGCTGTCCATTGTGGCCGGTGACAACCAGGGCCTGCTGGCGCGCATTGCCAAGGTGCTGTCCGGCTATCAGGTGAGCGTGGATTCCGCCAAAATCATGACGCTGGGCGGACGCGTGGAAGACTCGTTCCTGCTCTCGTCGCCGCGCCTGTCCGACGACAAAGCGCTGCTGGCACTGGAAGCCGACCTGATCGAAGCATTGCGCGTCTAG
- a CDS encoding methyl-accepting chemotaxis protein, with protein sequence MKINTPVTANELFLDPQRPIVTKTDLKGAITYANRAFIDISGFEESELLGVNHNIVRHPDMPPEAFADLWDTVKTGKPWRGIVKNRAKNGDFYWVEAYVTPLTVRGQVQGYVSVRSTPSRQDVAAAEALYQQVRNKQAVLGSTLKAYAGRKDSGKIGFGLTGLFVSLLFAAGAVPGLQDMPRLGLALVGVVGLSATSFWWRRSEAQAMAVIHRGLRALGEGRLEQPLHANLGGQIGRMTDSLETLRLSLRAMVADTLATSSLTHKQAAQLGSEMSALVDRAREQGGGLNHISESMMAITESVGRIVAMTEESVRGAEATRRAATDGQAVMKLAEATAGQAVAVVNQSKTELGELESAIAKIKGMTDLIHEIADQTNLLALNAAIESARAGESGRGFAVVADEVRKLAERTAQTTESITRLVQHIVTITDGVAGKMDLSAAEVGRVSDEIRQSAGHLQSLQRVADEARDFSLNLSSQMASQSESVHQVAASVEQLAALGEQNVNTAQVVCDSSQRLELAASDMEKLTRDFRREA encoded by the coding sequence ATGAAGATCAATACCCCTGTAACGGCCAATGAGCTGTTCCTCGACCCGCAGCGCCCGATTGTTACCAAGACAGACCTGAAGGGGGCGATTACCTATGCCAACCGGGCTTTCATCGACATCAGCGGCTTCGAGGAGAGCGAGCTCTTGGGGGTGAATCACAATATTGTCCGCCACCCGGACATGCCGCCCGAGGCGTTCGCCGATTTATGGGACACGGTAAAAACGGGTAAGCCATGGCGTGGCATCGTGAAAAACCGTGCCAAGAATGGCGATTTTTACTGGGTGGAGGCATACGTAACGCCCCTTACCGTGCGTGGCCAAGTGCAGGGTTATGTCTCGGTGCGCAGTACGCCTAGCCGGCAGGATGTTGCTGCGGCCGAGGCGTTATACCAGCAGGTGCGCAACAAGCAAGCGGTGCTGGGCTCTACGTTAAAGGCGTACGCCGGCCGTAAAGATAGTGGCAAGATTGGTTTCGGCCTCACCGGCCTGTTTGTCAGCCTGCTGTTTGCGGCTGGGGCGGTGCCTGGCCTGCAGGATATGCCGCGGCTGGGTCTGGCGCTGGTGGGGGTCGTGGGCTTGAGTGCTACCTCGTTCTGGTGGCGTCGTAGTGAAGCCCAGGCGATGGCTGTGATTCACCGTGGTTTGCGTGCGCTGGGCGAGGGGCGTCTGGAGCAGCCATTGCACGCTAATCTGGGCGGGCAGATCGGGCGTATGACCGATAGCCTGGAAACCCTGCGTCTCAGCCTGCGTGCCATGGTGGCGGATACGCTGGCAACCAGTAGCCTTACGCACAAGCAGGCAGCGCAGCTGGGTAGCGAAATGTCGGCGCTGGTAGACCGCGCCCGCGAGCAGGGCGGAGGGCTGAATCACATCAGCGAATCCATGATGGCGATTACCGAGTCGGTGGGCCGTATTGTGGCCATGACCGAAGAAAGCGTGCGCGGTGCCGAGGCGACACGCCGTGCCGCTACTGATGGCCAGGCTGTCATGAAACTGGCCGAGGCCACGGCAGGCCAAGCGGTTGCGGTGGTCAATCAGTCCAAGACCGAGTTGGGCGAGCTGGAGTCGGCGATTGCCAAGATCAAAGGCATGACTGACCTGATTCACGAGATCGCCGACCAGACCAACTTGCTGGCGTTGAACGCGGCGATTGAGTCTGCCCGGGCAGGCGAGTCGGGGCGCGGCTTTGCCGTGGTGGCGGACGAGGTGCGCAAGTTGGCCGAACGTACCGCGCAGACCACGGAAAGCATTACCCGGCTGGTGCAGCACATTGTCACCATTACCGACGGTGTGGCGGGCAAGATGGACTTGTCTGCGGCTGAAGTTGGCCGCGTCAGCGACGAGATTCGCCAGTCTGCCGGCCATTTGCAAAGCCTGCAGCGGGTGGCGGATGAGGCGCGTGATTTCTCGCTGAATTTATCTTCCCAGATGGCCAGCCAGTCTGAGTCGGTGCATCAGGTTGCAGCCTCGGTGGAGCAGTTGGCCGCATTGGGCGAGCAGAACGTCAATACGGCACAGGTAGTCTGTGATAGCTCCCAGCGACTGGAGCTGGCTGCCAGCGATATGGAAAAGCTCACGCGGGATTTCCGGCGCGAAGCATAA
- a CDS encoding EAL domain-containing protein, which translates to MPPLSDTPGFDTETLLDIIEHQRIGAEFQPIKHTYTLDTIGHEALARFYRHSGQPIPPQSVFATLHDSPVTLVQAELMSKRWQIESAPSDGLLFLNLDPDAFTVSSAAPDQHPMLQLLGEPDRIVVEIIENASIQDADRSMWLAQCLAERGIQTALDDIGGVGTMLSLPILCSVDIFKFDRHWLQAIHQPAQRRMLTMLLRYAKEEGKKTILEGIETEEDLAIARQLEVDYVQGYLFRPEFINTRV; encoded by the coding sequence ATGCCGCCCCTGTCAGACACCCCAGGCTTCGACACCGAAACCCTGCTGGACATCATCGAGCATCAGCGCATTGGCGCCGAGTTCCAGCCCATCAAGCACACTTACACCCTTGACACTATAGGCCACGAGGCACTGGCACGCTTCTATAGACACAGCGGCCAGCCCATACCGCCACAAAGCGTGTTTGCCACCCTGCACGACTCCCCTGTTACCCTGGTGCAGGCCGAGCTGATGAGCAAGCGCTGGCAAATAGAAAGCGCCCCGTCTGACGGCCTGCTGTTTCTGAACCTGGACCCGGATGCCTTTACCGTCAGCAGCGCGGCACCCGACCAGCACCCCATGTTGCAGCTACTGGGTGAGCCAGACCGGATTGTGGTTGAAATCATCGAAAACGCCAGCATCCAGGATGCAGACCGTAGCATGTGGCTTGCCCAATGCCTGGCAGAGCGCGGCATACAGACCGCACTGGACGACATAGGCGGTGTCGGCACCATGCTATCGCTACCGATTTTGTGCAGCGTGGACATATTCAAATTCGACCGCCACTGGCTGCAAGCCATCCATCAGCCGGCACAAAGGCGCATGCTGACCATGCTGCTGCGCTATGCAAAAGAAGAAGGCAAAAAAACCATTCTGGAAGGAATAGAAACGGAAGAAGACCTGGCTATTGCCAGACAATTGGAAGTGGATTACGTACAGGGTTATTTATTCAGACCTGAATTTATCAATACGCGGGTCTGA
- a CDS encoding GMP reductase, with translation MHKTELNYGDVYLVPRKTVVDSRKECDTSVQFGPRRFDMPLYASNMKSVVDAETCEYFARQGWFYTMHRFNVDTVAFVADMQQKGLFASISVGVNDDTIEQLQALKDAGLTPEYITLDIANAWCVKAERMIKLVKQMFPASFLIGGNIATAEAARDLQAWGCDAIKAGIAGGRVCITKNKTGFHRPMISTVQDCAAAVTIPVIADGGIVEHGDVAKALACGATMVMAGSLFAGYDESAGEIVEINGKHYKEYFGSASQFNKGEYKNVEGKKILVEYKGRMGRVLVELKEDLQSSISYAGGKDIAALRQVELIVVAR, from the coding sequence ATGCACAAGACCGAATTGAACTATGGCGATGTTTACCTGGTACCACGAAAAACTGTTGTGGATAGCCGTAAAGAGTGTGATACCTCGGTACAGTTTGGCCCGCGGCGTTTTGATATGCCGTTGTATGCCTCGAATATGAAAAGTGTTGTCGATGCTGAAACGTGTGAATATTTCGCCCGACAAGGCTGGTTTTACACCATGCACCGCTTTAATGTGGATACCGTTGCATTTGTAGCCGATATGCAGCAAAAAGGCTTGTTTGCTTCGATTAGCGTTGGTGTGAATGACGATACTATCGAGCAGCTTCAGGCCCTGAAAGACGCAGGCCTTACGCCGGAATACATCACCCTGGATATTGCCAATGCGTGGTGCGTCAAGGCCGAGCGCATGATCAAGCTGGTCAAGCAGATGTTCCCTGCCAGTTTCCTGATTGGTGGCAATATCGCGACGGCAGAAGCGGCGCGTGACTTGCAGGCATGGGGTTGCGATGCCATCAAGGCGGGCATTGCCGGCGGGCGTGTGTGCATTACCAAGAACAAAACCGGCTTCCATCGGCCGATGATTTCCACGGTGCAGGATTGTGCCGCGGCAGTAACCATACCGGTGATTGCTGACGGCGGTATTGTGGAGCACGGCGATGTGGCCAAAGCACTGGCCTGCGGCGCCACCATGGTGATGGCGGGTTCCTTATTTGCCGGTTATGATGAATCTGCGGGCGAGATTGTGGAAATAAACGGAAAACACTACAAGGAATACTTTGGCAGTGCCTCGCAATTCAACAAGGGTGAATACAAAAACGTAGAAGGTAAAAAAATCCTGGTTGAATATAAAGGCCGAATGGGGCGTGTGCTGGTCGAGTTGAAAGAAGATTTGCAATCGTCTATCAGCTATGCTGGCGGTAAAGATATTGCTGCCCTTCGCCAGGTTGAATTGATTGTCGTAGCGCGATAA
- a CDS encoding ParA family protein yields the protein MAYSILVANPKGGSGKSTLSTNLAGFYAAQGTRIMLGDVDRQQSSLAWLACRDEALPPIDGWKVVAGEPARPPKGTQVIVLDSPAGLHGKKLAALVAKVDRVIVPIQPSPFDMWASRDFFEVLLQEKAVRKQKAFVGVVGMRIDSRTKSARDLQQFLDGLGVPVIGYLRNTQLYVQAVAMGQTLFDLPPARASKEREAWQSIIDWLDN from the coding sequence ATGGCGTATTCGATACTGGTGGCCAACCCCAAGGGGGGGAGTGGCAAATCGACCTTGTCTACCAATCTGGCCGGTTTTTATGCCGCGCAGGGCACGCGCATCATGCTGGGCGATGTGGATCGCCAGCAGTCTTCGCTGGCCTGGCTGGCGTGTCGCGATGAGGCACTGCCACCGATTGACGGCTGGAAGGTGGTGGCAGGGGAGCCGGCTCGTCCGCCGAAGGGTACGCAGGTTATTGTGCTGGATAGCCCCGCCGGCTTGCATGGTAAGAAGTTGGCCGCACTGGTGGCCAAGGTGGATCGCGTCATCGTGCCCATCCAGCCGTCTCCTTTTGACATGTGGGCCAGCCGTGATTTTTTTGAGGTGCTGCTGCAGGAGAAGGCAGTGCGCAAGCAGAAGGCCTTTGTCGGCGTGGTGGGGATGCGCATTGATTCGCGCACCAAGTCTGCGCGCGATCTGCAGCAATTCCTAGACGGGCTGGGGGTGCCGGTGATCGGCTATTTGCGTAATACCCAGCTATACGTCCAGGCCGTTGCCATGGGCCAGACACTATTCGACCTGCCTCCGGCCCGCGCCAGCAAGGAACGTGAAGCCTGGCAAAGCATTATCGACTGGCTGGACAATTGA
- a CDS encoding HAD family phosphatase, with translation MTTPARPFAALLFDMDGLMIDTEALSERAWQQTAAEQGIPLSHAQLQMMVGLSTERCLQYLADTLPDGHDVQAFGQLARQRYHQMLHQEEIPLKPGILDLLDWCTRENLPRAVGTATQRSLADLKLARTGLQRYFTHTVAGDEVAHSKPAPDVYLQAATLLGVAPADCIVLEDSPHGAQAALAANMRVIIIPDLAPPPVHIAKQALAVCQDLYAAQALLARLI, from the coding sequence ATGACAACACCTGCCCGCCCCTTTGCCGCCCTGCTGTTCGATATGGATGGCCTGATGATAGATACCGAGGCGCTGTCCGAGCGCGCGTGGCAGCAAACTGCTGCCGAGCAGGGCATCCCCCTGAGCCACGCGCAACTGCAGATGATGGTGGGGCTATCCACCGAACGCTGCCTGCAGTACCTGGCCGACACCCTGCCTGACGGACATGATGTGCAGGCTTTTGGCCAGCTGGCACGGCAGCGCTACCACCAGATGCTACACCAGGAAGAGATCCCGCTTAAGCCCGGCATACTTGATCTACTGGACTGGTGCACCAGGGAAAACCTGCCGCGCGCCGTAGGCACGGCCACGCAACGCTCACTGGCAGACCTCAAACTGGCGCGCACTGGCTTGCAACGCTATTTCACCCATACCGTAGCCGGCGATGAAGTAGCACATAGCAAGCCGGCCCCGGATGTCTACCTGCAGGCCGCCACGCTGCTGGGCGTTGCACCCGCAGACTGCATCGTGCTCGAAGACTCGCCGCATGGCGCCCAGGCTGCGCTGGCCGCCAATATGCGAGTCATCATTATTCCCGACCTGGCACCACCGCCTGTCCATATAGCAAAACAGGCCCTGGCGGTGTGCCAGGACCTGTATGCAGCACAGGCCTTGCTGGCAAGGCTGATTTAA
- a CDS encoding exopolyphosphatase, which yields MAYEKYRLVTRSDFDGLVCAVLLNELDLIDEIKFVHPKDMQDGKVEITSRDITTNLPYVPGAYLAFDHHFSETLRNTGEITNHVIDPDAPSAARVVYDYYGGKARFTSISDDMMEAVDKADAAQFSRDEILAPKDWVLLNYLMDARTGLGRFREFRISNYALMMDLIQYCRNHTIEEILALPDVKERVELYFEHEPKAREQIERCATVHGNLVVLDLREEDLIHPINRFAIYAMYPQCNISIHVLWGLNKQNTVFATGKSILDRSSKTNVGALMLEYGGGGHEAAGTCQVENEQAVAVLGELIGRINADG from the coding sequence ATGGCCTATGAAAAGTATCGTTTGGTAACCCGCAGTGACTTTGATGGTTTGGTCTGCGCTGTACTGCTTAATGAGCTGGATCTGATAGACGAGATCAAGTTTGTCCACCCGAAAGACATGCAGGACGGCAAGGTGGAGATCACCAGTCGAGATATCACTACCAACCTGCCTTACGTGCCGGGCGCTTATCTGGCGTTTGACCATCACTTTTCCGAGACTTTGCGTAACACCGGTGAAATCACCAACCATGTGATCGACCCCGATGCGCCATCGGCAGCCCGTGTGGTGTACGACTACTATGGTGGCAAAGCGCGTTTTACCAGTATCAGCGACGATATGATGGAGGCGGTTGACAAGGCAGACGCCGCGCAATTCAGCCGTGACGAAATTCTGGCACCCAAAGACTGGGTGTTGCTGAACTATCTGATGGATGCGCGCACGGGGCTGGGGCGTTTCCGCGAGTTCCGTATCAGCAACTACGCGCTGATGATGGATCTGATCCAGTACTGCCGTAATCATACCATCGAAGAAATTCTGGCTTTGCCTGATGTCAAAGAGCGGGTTGAGCTGTATTTCGAGCACGAGCCCAAAGCGCGTGAGCAGATCGAGCGCTGCGCAACGGTACACGGCAACCTGGTAGTGCTGGATCTGCGTGAAGAGGACCTGATCCACCCGATCAACCGCTTTGCCATCTACGCCATGTACCCGCAGTGCAATATTTCCATTCACGTGCTTTGGGGCCTGAACAAGCAAAACACGGTATTTGCCACCGGCAAGTCCATCCTGGATCGCAGCAGCAAGACGAATGTGGGTGCGTTGATGCTGGAATACGGTGGTGGCGGCCACGAAGCCGCCGGTACCTGCCAGGTTGAGAACGAGCAGGCCGTTGCGGTGCTGGGTGAGCTGATTGGTCGGATTAATGCCGACGGTTAA
- a CDS encoding septation protein A produces MKFLSDLFPVILFFGCYWLTKDMFLATGIAIAATTIMVALTWFKHKKVETMQWISLGLIVVMGGATLLLHDKHFIMWKPTVLYWLMGSGLIIGQLTGRFGMKSLMGSQLQLPDAVWKKLNLAWAAFFLVLGGINLFVAFTFSEETWVSFKLFGGFGLMIAFVIAQSLYLSKYIEETP; encoded by the coding sequence ATGAAATTTCTCTCCGACCTGTTTCCAGTCATCCTGTTCTTTGGCTGCTACTGGCTGACCAAGGACATGTTCCTGGCCACCGGTATCGCCATTGCCGCTACCACAATCATGGTGGCGCTGACCTGGTTCAAACACAAAAAAGTGGAAACCATGCAATGGATCAGCCTGGGGCTGATCGTCGTTATGGGCGGCGCCACACTCTTGCTGCACGACAAGCATTTCATCATGTGGAAGCCTACCGTGCTGTACTGGCTGATGGGCAGCGGCCTGATCATTGGCCAGCTCACCGGACGCTTCGGCATGAAGAGCCTGATGGGCAGCCAGTTACAGCTGCCTGACGCTGTGTGGAAAAAGCTGAATCTGGCTTGGGCGGCCTTCTTTCTGGTCTTGGGTGGCATCAACCTGTTTGTTGCCTTTACCTTCAGCGAAGAAACCTGGGTGAGCTTCAAACTGTTTGGCGGCTTCGGCCTGATGATTGCCTTTGTCATTGCGCAAAGCCTGTACCTGTCGAAATATATTGAGGAGACACCTTGA
- a CDS encoding YciI family protein: MLYAITGQDVADSLAQRMAARPAHLERLQALQAEGRLILAGPFPAVDSNDPGTAGFSGSLIVAEFASLQAAQSWADADPYVAAGVYASVSVKPFRKVLPA, from the coding sequence ATGCTGTACGCCATTACCGGCCAGGACGTTGCCGACTCGCTGGCTCAACGCATGGCCGCACGCCCTGCCCACCTGGAGCGCCTGCAAGCACTTCAGGCGGAAGGCAGGCTGATACTGGCCGGCCCTTTTCCTGCCGTAGACAGTAACGACCCTGGCACTGCAGGCTTCAGCGGCAGCCTCATCGTCGCCGAATTCGCCAGCCTGCAAGCGGCACAAAGCTGGGCAGACGCCGACCCTTATGTTGCGGCCGGCGTCTATGCCTCGGTTAGCGTCAAACCATTCCGCAAAGTATTGCCTGCATGA
- a CDS encoding BolA family transcriptional regulator codes for MSIIDTMQARLAVLAPSHLDIQDDSASHAGHAGAGSGGHYDVLIVSAAFNGKNRVQRQRLVYQALGDLMQNGIHALAMRTLTPEEI; via the coding sequence ATGAGCATTATTGACACCATGCAAGCGCGGCTTGCCGTATTGGCACCAAGCCACCTGGACATCCAGGACGACAGTGCATCCCACGCTGGCCACGCCGGCGCAGGCTCGGGCGGGCACTACGACGTGTTGATCGTATCAGCCGCTTTCAACGGCAAAAATCGCGTGCAGCGCCAACGCCTGGTCTACCAGGCACTGGGCGACCTGATGCAAAACGGCATCCACGCCCTTGCCATGCGCACCCTTACTCCAGAAGAAATCTGA